The Candidatus Phaeomarinobacter ectocarpi genome includes a region encoding these proteins:
- a CDS encoding FAD-binding oxidoreductase, with product MDLPEAFKCPTAHEVIDDLRPLFGERLSTAQAVRDQHGHDESWHAGAAPDAVVFPLTTQEVSTVVTLCAKHKVPVIPFGAGTSLEGHVTAVHGGIAIDMSQMAQVIRVSPEDLDCTVEAGITRKALNAHLRDTGLFMPVDPGADASIGGMVSTRASGTNAVRYGTIRENVLGLTVVMADGSIVQTGGRARKSAAGYDLTHLLVGSEGTLGVVTEITLRLHGIPEDVGAATCSFESVDQAVATVIETIQSGIPVARIELMDAAMVRACNAYSKLTLPEQPMLFLEFHGTSASVQEQSQRVADLADANGGRGFQWSSRAEDRTRLWEARHNAYYSALALEPGKQGFTTDVCVPVSRLADVISDTRADVDSTDLMAPLVGHVGDGNFHLIMLVDPLKPDEVASAKALHERLVMRALDAGGTCTGEHGIGLGKRDFLLREHGDAVPAMRAVKRAFDPQGIMNPGKMLPDA from the coding sequence ATGGATTTGCCTGAGGCGTTCAAATGCCCAACCGCGCATGAAGTCATTGATGACTTGCGCCCCCTGTTTGGCGAGCGGCTCTCGACGGCACAGGCCGTCCGCGACCAGCATGGGCATGATGAAAGCTGGCACGCCGGAGCTGCCCCTGACGCAGTCGTGTTTCCCCTGACCACGCAGGAGGTTTCCACGGTTGTTACCCTGTGCGCAAAACACAAAGTGCCCGTCATTCCCTTTGGAGCGGGTACGTCTCTTGAGGGGCACGTAACGGCGGTTCATGGTGGCATTGCCATTGATATGTCTCAGATGGCGCAGGTGATACGTGTCTCGCCTGAAGACCTTGATTGTACGGTTGAAGCAGGCATCACCCGAAAAGCACTCAATGCACATCTGCGCGACACAGGTCTTTTCATGCCTGTGGATCCCGGGGCGGATGCGAGCATTGGCGGCATGGTGTCAACGCGCGCAAGTGGCACCAATGCCGTTCGCTACGGCACTATTCGTGAAAACGTGTTGGGTCTGACTGTCGTCATGGCGGACGGTTCAATTGTTCAGACCGGCGGTCGCGCGCGCAAATCTGCTGCCGGCTATGACCTTACGCACCTGCTTGTGGGGTCCGAGGGCACGCTCGGCGTGGTGACGGAAATCACACTGCGTTTGCACGGCATCCCGGAAGATGTGGGCGCAGCGACATGCTCGTTTGAAAGTGTGGATCAGGCTGTTGCTACGGTGATCGAGACCATCCAATCGGGCATTCCGGTGGCGCGCATAGAACTGATGGATGCCGCCATGGTGCGGGCATGCAATGCATATTCGAAGCTGACACTGCCGGAGCAGCCGATGTTGTTCCTTGAGTTTCATGGCACGTCAGCCTCGGTACAGGAACAATCGCAACGGGTGGCTGATCTGGCGGACGCTAATGGCGGTCGCGGTTTTCAATGGAGTTCGCGTGCTGAGGACCGCACCCGCCTATGGGAAGCCCGGCACAACGCCTATTATTCGGCCCTTGCACTGGAGCCGGGCAAGCAGGGGTTCACAACGGATGTTTGTGTGCCCGTGTCGCGGCTGGCCGATGTCATCTCTGACACGCGTGCTGACGTAGACAGTACCGATCTGATGGCGCCGTTGGTGGGGCATGTGGGGGACGGCAACTTTCATCTGATCATGCTGGTGGATCCATTGAAGCCGGACGAGGTTGCGTCGGCAAAGGCTCTGCATGAGAGGCTTGTGATGCGTGCGCTTGATGCCGGGGGTACCTGCACGGGGGAGCATGGTATTGGCCTTGGGAAACGCGATTTTCTGCTGCGCGAACACGGCGACGCTGTGCCGGCGATGCGTGCCGTCAAACGGGCCTTTGATCCTCAGGGCATCATGAACCCGGGCAAGATGCTGCCGGATGCGTAA
- a CDS encoding thioesterase family protein — translation MTAATKSYTAPLVAPPMKVIEEWIDYNGHMNMAFYNTVFDKAVDALFMDVGISEDYVTKELASVFTAEIHVTYAQELSLHDPIKVTCQLLDFDAKRIHMFLEMYHAEEGYLAATMEQIGIHVSMESRRSAVMPDWVLAELQALKDAHKELPIKPQVGRVIGIPKKSAGATSA, via the coding sequence ATGACCGCCGCCACAAAGTCCTACACAGCTCCCCTCGTCGCGCCTCCCATGAAGGTCATCGAGGAGTGGATTGACTACAATGGCCACATGAACATGGCCTTCTACAACACCGTGTTCGACAAGGCGGTAGATGCCCTTTTTATGGATGTGGGCATAAGCGAGGATTACGTCACCAAAGAGTTGGCATCTGTTTTCACAGCTGAAATCCATGTGACCTATGCGCAGGAACTGTCCCTGCACGACCCCATCAAAGTGACCTGCCAATTGCTCGACTTTGATGCCAAGCGCATCCATATGTTCCTGGAGATGTATCACGCAGAAGAAGGCTACCTCGCCGCAACCATGGAGCAGATTGGCATCCATGTGAGCATGGAGTCTCGGCGCTCCGCCGTAATGCCCGACTGGGTACTGGCGGAACTGCAGGCCCTGAAAGACGCCCATAAAGAGTTGCCCATCAAACCTCAGGTCGGCCGCGTGATCGGCATTCCCAAAAAGTCCGCAGGAGCGACAAGCGCGTGA
- a CDS encoding pentapeptide repeat-containing protein has translation MIQLFFLVLTVLFVPAHIVPAQAQQIGADCQSPALPGVNWHRCYLEDKPLSRVDLTGAKLREARLLRAILIQATLVDVDARRAKLMRARAEQADFTNADLREADFTRANLDGANLTGADLRRTRLFKATLRGANLTNARLGRTDILDADLTGATWTNGTYICGPDSIGQCK, from the coding sequence GTGATCCAACTATTCTTCCTGGTTCTGACGGTTCTCTTCGTGCCTGCACACATAGTGCCGGCACAGGCACAACAAATTGGTGCGGATTGTCAAAGCCCCGCCCTCCCCGGCGTCAACTGGCATCGCTGTTACCTTGAAGACAAACCCCTGTCGCGCGTTGACCTGACCGGCGCCAAGCTGCGGGAGGCCCGCCTGCTCCGCGCAATCCTCATTCAGGCAACGCTTGTTGATGTTGATGCGCGCCGCGCAAAACTCATGCGCGCACGCGCAGAACAGGCCGACTTCACCAACGCTGATCTGCGTGAAGCGGATTTCACGCGCGCAAACCTTGACGGCGCAAACCTGACAGGCGCTGATCTGCGCCGCACCCGATTGTTCAAGGCAACCCTGCGCGGTGCGAACCTGACCAATGCCCGTCTGGGCCGTACAGATATTCTGGATGCGGATCTTACCGGCGCGACCTGGACCAACGGCACCTATATCTGCGGACCAGATTCAATCGGGCAGTGCAAGTAG